The following proteins come from a genomic window of Athalia rosae chromosome 1, iyAthRosa1.1, whole genome shotgun sequence:
- the LOC105685221 gene encoding deoxyribodipyrimidine photo-lyase isoform X3, with translation MQFAYLFRVENIRVRACIKRATILYRCHQTAESITTFKFNKRRVKILTDLDKVRDKSNGIVYWMFRDSRVQDNWAFLFAQKIAIKNAVPLHICFSVLPKFLDATIRHFKFLLKGLEQVEAECNNLNINFHLLLGEPNVEILKFVTKYNMGAVITDFFPLRVHLSWVEDLKKKLPKDVPICQVDAHNIVPCWEASDKLEYSARTIRNKINSKLSEYLTPFPPVIKHPHITKLKFVDNDWKNVWKHIKVDETVKEITWAQPGYEGGILELESFIEKRLKIYESKRNDPLGNALSNLSPWFHFGMISVQRCILEVSKYKKTHTKSVESFMEEAIVRRELSDNFCFYNEHYDSLKGAKQWALDTLDKHREDKREYLYTLKEFEKSMTHDDLWNSAQIQLVQEGKMHGFLRMYWAKKILEWTSTPEQALEWSIYLNDKYSMDGRDPSGYVGCMWSICGIHDQGWAERSIFGKIRYMNYKGCQRKFDVKAFVARWGGKVHNKKK, from the exons ATGCAATTTGCGTATCTCTTTCGTGTAGAAAACATAAGAGTACGAGCATGCATAAAACGAGCAACAATATTGTACAGATGTCATCAG ACTGCCGAATCTATAACGACgtttaaatttaataaaagaaGAGTGAAGATCCTAACCGATCTAGACAAAGTCAGAGATAAATCCAATGGCATTGTTTACTGGATGTTCAGAGATTCCAGAGTACAAG ATAACTGGGCGTTTTTATTTGCTCAAAAAATCGCTATAAAAAATGCTGTACCTCTTCATATCTGTTTTTCTGTGCTGCCAAAATTTTTGGATGCTACAATACGACATTTTAAGTTTCTTCTGAAGGGTTTGGAACAAGTTGAAGCGGAATGTAACAATCTCAACATCAATTTTCACCTCTTGCTTGGCGAGCctaatgttgaaattttgaaatttgttaCAAAGTATAACATGGGAGCAGTTattacagatttttttccattaagaGTACATCTTTCTTGGGTTgaagatttgaagaaaaaattaccaaaagaTGTTCCAATTTGCCAA gTAGACGCCCACAATATTGTACCCTGTTGGGAAGCTTCGGATAAACTGGAATATTCTGCACGAACAATACGGAACAAAATCAACTCAAAACTGTCTGAGTATTTAACACCATTCCCACCTGTTATCAAACATCCTCATATTACAAAGCTGAAATTTGTTGATAATGATTGGAAGAATGTCTGGAAACACATTAAAGTTGATGAAACTGTAAAAGAAATAACCTGGGCTCAACCAGGTTACGAGGGAGGGATACTAGAACTTGAAAGTTTCATAGAAAAACGTCTGAAAATATATGAAAGTAAACGAAACGATCCTTTAGGCAATGCTTTGAGCAATCTATCACCGTGGTTCCACTTTGGCATGATATCTGTTCAGCGTTGTATTTTGGAGGtatcaaaatataaaaaaacacaTACTAAATCGGTTGAAAGCTTTATGGAGGAAGCCATTGTCAGAAGAGAACTGAGTGATAATTTCTGCTTTTATAACGAACATTATGATTCTCTGAAAGGCGCTAAGCAGTGGGCTCTGGACACTTTGGATAAACATCG TGAGGACAAAcgtgaatatttatacacgttgaaggaattcgaaaaatctatGACTCATGATGACTTATGGAATTCAGCACAAATTCAGTTGGTACAGGAAGGAAAAATGCATGGTTTTTTGAGAATGTATTGGGCAAAAAAGATTCTAGAGTGGACCAGTACACCTGAACAAGCACTTGAATGGTCGATATATCTAAATGATAAATATAGCATGGATGGCAGGGATCCAAGTGGATACGTTG GATGTATGTGGTCAATATGTGGTATTCATGACCAGGGCTGGGCAGAGAGAAGTATTTTTGGTAAAATACGCTACATGAACTACAAAGGGTGTCAACGGAAGTTTGACGTAAAAGCATTCGTTGCCAGATGGGGTGGTAAAGTacataacaagaaaaaataa
- the LOC105685221 gene encoding deoxyribodipyrimidine photo-lyase isoform X1, with protein sequence MQFAYLFRVENIRVRACIKRATILYRCHQVKTIRAAIGKFSKNFPPLRSIPHTAESITTFKFNKRRVKILTDLDKVRDKSNGIVYWMFRDSRVQDNWAFLFAQKIAIKNAVPLHICFSVLPKFLDATIRHFKFLLKGLEQVEAECNNLNINFHLLLGEPNVEILKFVTKYNMGAVITDFFPLRVHLSWVEDLKKKLPKDVPICQVDAHNIVPCWEASDKLEYSARTIRNKINSKLSEYLTPFPPVIKHPHITKLKFVDNDWKNVWKHIKVDETVKEITWAQPGYEGGILELESFIEKRLKIYESKRNDPLGNALSNLSPWFHFGMISVQRCILEVSKYKKTHTKSVESFMEEAIVRRELSDNFCFYNEHYDSLKGAKQWALDTLDKHREDKREYLYTLKEFEKSMTHDDLWNSAQIQLVQEGKMHGFLRMYWAKKILEWTSTPEQALEWSIYLNDKYSMDGRDPSGYVGCMWSICGIHDQGWAERSIFGKIRYMNYKGCQRKFDVKAFVARWGGKVHNKKK encoded by the exons ATGCAATTTGCGTATCTCTTTCGTGTAGAAAACATAAGAGTACGAGCATGCATAAAACGAGCAACAATATTGTACAGATGTCATCAGGTAAAAACTATAAGAGCAGCgataggaaaattttctaaaaattttcctccgcttCGTTCGATCCCCCAC ACTGCCGAATCTATAACGACgtttaaatttaataaaagaaGAGTGAAGATCCTAACCGATCTAGACAAAGTCAGAGATAAATCCAATGGCATTGTTTACTGGATGTTCAGAGATTCCAGAGTACAAG ATAACTGGGCGTTTTTATTTGCTCAAAAAATCGCTATAAAAAATGCTGTACCTCTTCATATCTGTTTTTCTGTGCTGCCAAAATTTTTGGATGCTACAATACGACATTTTAAGTTTCTTCTGAAGGGTTTGGAACAAGTTGAAGCGGAATGTAACAATCTCAACATCAATTTTCACCTCTTGCTTGGCGAGCctaatgttgaaattttgaaatttgttaCAAAGTATAACATGGGAGCAGTTattacagatttttttccattaagaGTACATCTTTCTTGGGTTgaagatttgaagaaaaaattaccaaaagaTGTTCCAATTTGCCAA gTAGACGCCCACAATATTGTACCCTGTTGGGAAGCTTCGGATAAACTGGAATATTCTGCACGAACAATACGGAACAAAATCAACTCAAAACTGTCTGAGTATTTAACACCATTCCCACCTGTTATCAAACATCCTCATATTACAAAGCTGAAATTTGTTGATAATGATTGGAAGAATGTCTGGAAACACATTAAAGTTGATGAAACTGTAAAAGAAATAACCTGGGCTCAACCAGGTTACGAGGGAGGGATACTAGAACTTGAAAGTTTCATAGAAAAACGTCTGAAAATATATGAAAGTAAACGAAACGATCCTTTAGGCAATGCTTTGAGCAATCTATCACCGTGGTTCCACTTTGGCATGATATCTGTTCAGCGTTGTATTTTGGAGGtatcaaaatataaaaaaacacaTACTAAATCGGTTGAAAGCTTTATGGAGGAAGCCATTGTCAGAAGAGAACTGAGTGATAATTTCTGCTTTTATAACGAACATTATGATTCTCTGAAAGGCGCTAAGCAGTGGGCTCTGGACACTTTGGATAAACATCG TGAGGACAAAcgtgaatatttatacacgttgaaggaattcgaaaaatctatGACTCATGATGACTTATGGAATTCAGCACAAATTCAGTTGGTACAGGAAGGAAAAATGCATGGTTTTTTGAGAATGTATTGGGCAAAAAAGATTCTAGAGTGGACCAGTACACCTGAACAAGCACTTGAATGGTCGATATATCTAAATGATAAATATAGCATGGATGGCAGGGATCCAAGTGGATACGTTG GATGTATGTGGTCAATATGTGGTATTCATGACCAGGGCTGGGCAGAGAGAAGTATTTTTGGTAAAATACGCTACATGAACTACAAAGGGTGTCAACGGAAGTTTGACGTAAAAGCATTCGTTGCCAGATGGGGTGGTAAAGTacataacaagaaaaaataa
- the LOC105685251 gene encoding integrator complex subunit 6, producing the protein MTIIVFLIDTSASMNQRAYLGGRPTLLDVAKSAVETFVKVRQRSPESRGDRYMLLTFEEPPQNIKAGWKENLATFMNELKNLQCVGLTTLGAALKHALDVLNINRMQTGIDTYGQGRCPFYLEPSVIVVITDGGKYTANGGVHQDFTLPMHSPIPGTELTKEPFRWDQRLFSLVLRLSGTPAIDRDTGLVASDSSPIDAMCEVTGGRSYCITSHRMMMQCIDSLVQKVQSGVVINFEKIGPDPPPLANDTQHPDDDENEDELTLINGARSQYPPNPMAPGNTAWHSCRRLIYVPRSAQKGFAVGFWPIPESFWPDLSASSLPPRSAHPNVKFTCTSQEPMVIDNLPFDKYELEPSPLTQYILARKQPTVCWQVFVANSYKSSEVGHPFGYLKASTNLTCVNLFVMPYNYPVLLPLLEELFKVHRLKPTNEWRTQFQNYMRTMPTYYASSLRRALTRMGAPAPLAQTLIPDNMDNSLSYSVLNYLKRLKNQAKIEFERLCNEVISKQVANANLNKNLVNGNSTTVTEGVRVIPRTPLKKDLVSHPLLQDKFTGLRDQLNEFGGFVVGLVRNQQQQRGAQSYRNAFDVPRKSLLDQVVRMRANFLQPGLLHTKLLDDDYVHSMPVAQMGNYQEYLKRMTPPLREIESAPVRQHMFGNPFKIDKRMMVDEADIDMAGSTSTNSKAGSLKRAIQPSDSGGSSAPRPPPNKRKPGPIPKDVIVRRPSYSPVNTPPSSPIPWMDETKNEVVPTANSINLSNSSSASGSLTLPPQTVPDKLVNGLAEVPVMPVFEPTPIEPVIVHSESPTPSRVTVNNVEPPICEIKSEKLDPVRTDQINLPVNDCGESHNSVKVENSNEESVTNHVEERREMKIEKEKPLPKKELEEIRKHNLSVRESVYKEVRRRGKNYAALFSHLHQIQGTLDIRLAFVRDVIKESLRFKRRNLATLLEEYLETIQDDGRTMNHKVNNNGATKIS; encoded by the exons ATGACTATTATTGTCTTTTTGATCGACACGTCGGCCTCTATGAATCAGAGGGCCTATTTGGGCGGGCGCCCTACGCTCTTAGACGTAGCCAAGAGCGCGGTGGAGACTTTCGTTAAG gtACGACAAAGATCGCCGGAGAGCCGCGGGGACCGTTATATGCTGCTAACATTCGAAGAACCTCCTCAAAATATTAAG GCAGGCTGGAAGGAAAACTTGGCAACATTCATGAATGAGTTGAAAAACCTGCAGTGTGTTGGTTTGACAACTTTGGGTGCAGCTTTGAAGCATGCCCTAGATGTCCTCAATATCAACCGTATGCAGACTGGCATTGATACATATGGTCAAGGCAGATGCCCATTTTATTTGGAACCTTCGGTTATAGTTGTGATCACGGATGGTGGAAAGTACACTGCTAATGGAGGAGTACATCAAGAT TTTACACTACCAATGCATTCCCCAATACCAGGCACAGAACTGACCAAAGAACCATTCAGATGGGATCAAAGATTATTTTCCTTGGTTTTGAGATTGTCTGGTACTCCGGCTATAGATCGAGACACTGGACTTGTAGCTAGCGATTCATCACCGATCGATGCCATGTGCGAAGTTACGGgag GTCGTTCGTATTGCATAACATCACATAGAATGATGATGCAGTGCATAGATTCACTGGTTCAGAAGGTCCAGTCTGGAGTTGtaataaactttgaaaaaattggtcCAGATCCACCTCCTCTGGCAAATGATACACAGCATCCagacgatgatgaaaatgaagatgaattGACTTTAATAAATGGTGCAAGGTCCCAGTATCCACCAAACCCAATGGCACCTGGTAATACTGCCTGGCACTCGTGTCGAAGGCTCATTTATGTACCACGATCGGCACAAAAAGGTTTTGCGGTTGGGTTTTGGCCAATCCCTGAAAGTTTTTGGCCTGATCTGAGTGCGAGTTCGTTGCCACCTAGATCTGCACATCCAAACGTCAAGTTCACTTGTACCAGTCAAGAGCCAATGGTCATTGACAATCTACCTTTTGATAAATATGAACTAGAACCAAGTCCTCTGACACAATATATACTTGCAAGAAAACAGCCTACGGTTTGCTGGCAAGTTTTTGTGGCTAATTCTTACAAATCAAGTGAGGTTGGGCATCCATTTGGATACTTAAAAGCTAGCACAAACCTTACCTGTGTCAATTTATTTGTCATGCCATATAATTATCCAGTGCTCTTGCCACTATTGGAGGAACTTTTCAAGGTACATCGGTTGAAACCAACAAATGAATGGAGAAcacaatttcaaaattatatgCGGACCATGCCCACGTACTATGCTTCG TCATTGAGGAGAGCATTGACTCGGATGGGTGCACCTGCGCCACTCGCTCAGACACTAATCCCAGACAATATGGACAACTCTTTATCTTACAGTGTTTTAAACTATTTGAAAAGGTTAAAAAATCAAGCTAAAATCGAGTTTGAACGACTTTGCAATGAAGTGATTTCCAAACAAGTAGCCAAtgcaaatttaaataaaaacttAGTTAATGGTAACTCAACGACGGTGACGGAAGGAGTTAGAGTTATTCCACGGACACCGTTGAAGAAAGATCTG GTATCGCATCCTTTATTACAAGATAAGTTCACAGGACTCAGAGATCAACTCAACGAATTTGGTGGATTTGTGGTCGGACTTGTTAGAAATCAACAGCAGCAAAGAGGGGCCCAGAGTTACAGAAATGCGTTTGATGTACCAAGAAAATCATTACTGGATCAAGTTGTAAGAATGCGGGCTAATTTTCTTCAGCCTGGATTGTTACATACAAAACTATTGGACGATGATTACGTCCATTCAATGCCGGTAGCGCAAATGGGAAATTATCAGGAATACCTTAAAAGAATGACCCCTCCATTGAGAGAAATCGAAAGTGCGCCCGTCAGACAACACATGTTTG GTAATCCCTTCAAGATAGATAAAAGAATGATGGTTGATGAGGCTGACATAGACATGGCAGGATCTACTTCTACCAATTCCAAGGCGGGTAGTTTGAAACGTGCCATACAACCCTCCGACAGCGGAGGTTCTTCCGCACCCCGACCACCACCCAACAAAAGGAAACCAGGACCAATTCCTAAAGATGTTATCGTAAGAAGACCATCTTATTCGCCTGTCAATACTCCACCAAGTTCGCCAATACCATGGATGGATGAGACAAAGAACGAGGTTGTGCCTACTGCCAATTCcattaatttatcaaattcatCAAGTGCCTCTGGTAGTTTGACCTTACCACCCCAAACTGTGCCGGACAAGTTGGTGAATGGTTTAGCTGAAGTCCCAGTGATGCCAGTTTTTGAACCAACTCCAATTGAACCCGTTATCGTCCATTCTGAATCTCCTACACCATCTCGAGTAACAGTGAATAACGTTGAACCACCAATATGTGAGATTAAATCTGAGAAATTGGATCCAGTCAGGACTGATCAAATTAATTTACCAGTTAATGATTGTGGAGAGAGTCACAACAGTGTAAAGGTAGAAAATTCTAACGAGGAATCTGTAACGAACCATGTCGAAGAAAGGCGTGAAATGAagattgaaaaggaaaaaccatTACCAAAGAAAGAGCTGGAGGAAATAAGGAAGCACAATTTGTCCGTCAGAGAATCTGTATACAAAGAAGTCCGGAGACGAGGAAAAA ATTATGCGGCGCTATTTTCACACTTGCATCAAATCCAAGGGACACTAGATATACGGCTTGCATTTGTGCGGGACGTAATCAAAGAGTCGTTACGCTTTAAGCGACGTAACTTAGCAACCTTATTAGAAGAATATCTTGAGACAATACAAGATGACGGACGAACGATGAATCATAAAGTGAACAACAATGGTGCAACAAAAATAAGCTAA
- the LOC105685221 gene encoding deoxyribodipyrimidine photo-lyase isoform X2, producing the protein MTNKALSGILIKMDKFVAKRPKLSNFVNALEEDRKKTAESITTFKFNKRRVKILTDLDKVRDKSNGIVYWMFRDSRVQDNWAFLFAQKIAIKNAVPLHICFSVLPKFLDATIRHFKFLLKGLEQVEAECNNLNINFHLLLGEPNVEILKFVTKYNMGAVITDFFPLRVHLSWVEDLKKKLPKDVPICQVDAHNIVPCWEASDKLEYSARTIRNKINSKLSEYLTPFPPVIKHPHITKLKFVDNDWKNVWKHIKVDETVKEITWAQPGYEGGILELESFIEKRLKIYESKRNDPLGNALSNLSPWFHFGMISVQRCILEVSKYKKTHTKSVESFMEEAIVRRELSDNFCFYNEHYDSLKGAKQWALDTLDKHREDKREYLYTLKEFEKSMTHDDLWNSAQIQLVQEGKMHGFLRMYWAKKILEWTSTPEQALEWSIYLNDKYSMDGRDPSGYVGCMWSICGIHDQGWAERSIFGKIRYMNYKGCQRKFDVKAFVARWGGKVHNKKK; encoded by the exons atgacAAATAAAGCATTATCtggaattttaataaaaatggaCAAATTTGTTGCAAAGCGCCCAAAGCTCTCTAATTTTGTAAATGCATTAGAAGAAGACAGAAAGAAA ACTGCCGAATCTATAACGACgtttaaatttaataaaagaaGAGTGAAGATCCTAACCGATCTAGACAAAGTCAGAGATAAATCCAATGGCATTGTTTACTGGATGTTCAGAGATTCCAGAGTACAAG ATAACTGGGCGTTTTTATTTGCTCAAAAAATCGCTATAAAAAATGCTGTACCTCTTCATATCTGTTTTTCTGTGCTGCCAAAATTTTTGGATGCTACAATACGACATTTTAAGTTTCTTCTGAAGGGTTTGGAACAAGTTGAAGCGGAATGTAACAATCTCAACATCAATTTTCACCTCTTGCTTGGCGAGCctaatgttgaaattttgaaatttgttaCAAAGTATAACATGGGAGCAGTTattacagatttttttccattaagaGTACATCTTTCTTGGGTTgaagatttgaagaaaaaattaccaaaagaTGTTCCAATTTGCCAA gTAGACGCCCACAATATTGTACCCTGTTGGGAAGCTTCGGATAAACTGGAATATTCTGCACGAACAATACGGAACAAAATCAACTCAAAACTGTCTGAGTATTTAACACCATTCCCACCTGTTATCAAACATCCTCATATTACAAAGCTGAAATTTGTTGATAATGATTGGAAGAATGTCTGGAAACACATTAAAGTTGATGAAACTGTAAAAGAAATAACCTGGGCTCAACCAGGTTACGAGGGAGGGATACTAGAACTTGAAAGTTTCATAGAAAAACGTCTGAAAATATATGAAAGTAAACGAAACGATCCTTTAGGCAATGCTTTGAGCAATCTATCACCGTGGTTCCACTTTGGCATGATATCTGTTCAGCGTTGTATTTTGGAGGtatcaaaatataaaaaaacacaTACTAAATCGGTTGAAAGCTTTATGGAGGAAGCCATTGTCAGAAGAGAACTGAGTGATAATTTCTGCTTTTATAACGAACATTATGATTCTCTGAAAGGCGCTAAGCAGTGGGCTCTGGACACTTTGGATAAACATCG TGAGGACAAAcgtgaatatttatacacgttgaaggaattcgaaaaatctatGACTCATGATGACTTATGGAATTCAGCACAAATTCAGTTGGTACAGGAAGGAAAAATGCATGGTTTTTTGAGAATGTATTGGGCAAAAAAGATTCTAGAGTGGACCAGTACACCTGAACAAGCACTTGAATGGTCGATATATCTAAATGATAAATATAGCATGGATGGCAGGGATCCAAGTGGATACGTTG GATGTATGTGGTCAATATGTGGTATTCATGACCAGGGCTGGGCAGAGAGAAGTATTTTTGGTAAAATACGCTACATGAACTACAAAGGGTGTCAACGGAAGTTTGACGTAAAAGCATTCGTTGCCAGATGGGGTGGTAAAGTacataacaagaaaaaataa